Genomic window (Desulforapulum autotrophicum HRM2):
CAAACCGGCGAATCATCAGGTCAAAGAGATTGGGATAATTCTTGTTAAGGTATTGCAAGGAGCCATCCGGGTTCAACACATTGGGACAGCATAGTCCCACATGCGTGTTCCTGTCCATGAAATCACACAGCAAGGTCAGCGCTGGGGGCATTATAACCATGTCTGAATTCATGAAAAGAACATATTTCCCCCGTACCTGTTTCAAATTCTTGTTGTGATTCGCCCCATATCCACAGGGAACTGAATTCTCCGTAAGAATCACCTCTGGATAGTTCGACCGAACAAAATCAGCAGCACCGTCGCTGGAACAATTATCCACCAGAAGAACCTCACTGGAAATTCCTGTTAAAGCCTTTTTCAAAGAGGGCATCAGCAATTCCAGGTCACTCCTGCTGTTGTGGGACACAATGGAAACTGAGAGATCAATCATATTTTTTTACACTTTTTTGTGGATCCTTAAACAGGTAAAACAGCTGGTGAATTAAACTGTTCTGCAGCCAAAACGTCTTAAACCGTTTATCCATGTCAGAAGACGGTTTTTCCCGAACGATATTTGCCTTAAGACCTTGATTCACGGCCTTAACCAAACAGGCGAATTCCCCTGCCTGCAAAGCGCGGAACAGTCCAATAGCCATGCGGGAAAGAATAAAATAAACGGAAAAGGGAGGGGATGCATATTTTCGTATCAGCCAAATCGTATTTCGAGTGGGAAAAAAAACCTGGCGCCAGCCTGTACGTCCCTTAGGCGCCTCACGATGCACCACCCGGCATCCAGGAGCATAGTGGATGTGCCATCCCGAACCTGCAACTTGAAACGCCACTTCCATTTCATTCTGATAGAGGAAAAAACTTTCTGGGAACCAGCCAACACGTTTAAACAACACCCTTCGCACGGCAAACCCACACCCCACAAAAGCCATTGACTCCTGGGGAATGTCTGTCAACGGAAGATGCCATGAACGAACAGGAACTTCCAGGGGGGTTTCAATTCGGCATGCCACAAGCCCGATATCTTTGTGTGTATCCAGACAATCAATCAATCGGTCCAGGCAAGCACTGTCCACGGGGTAGGAATCGTCGTCCAGAACAAAAATATAGTCCCCACATGCCTGTTCAAACCCTTTATTCAGGCCGACAATGCCAGTATTCTCTTCGAGTTCAATCACCTGGATTCGATCGGACCATGACCTGAGATATTCCCGGGTGCCATCGCTGGAAGCATTATCAACACCGATTATTTCGATATCATCCCGATTTTCACAAAACTGCCAGATCCGCTCCAGGGTATGCCGTGTTTCTTCCAATCGATTAAAATTTAAAAAAACAATACTTAACCGGGGCGACATCATGTCATCATACCTTTCTTCCAGAAGGGTGGGCGCTGTTTACAGCATTCGGATACCACAAGGTCATCTCTTCTGCGGAACAGGTGAGATGATTGACACATTCGACCCCCTGCATAAAAGAATGATCCATATTCCCGACCTCATATTTCCAGGCACCAAATCTGCCCCGGGAATAAATCCCCATCTCTTCGAGATGCACGAGCAGGGGCGTAACCGCAGGGTCCCTGCCTGGCGTGGGGGTCGGATAACCCTTTTTTTCATGGTGATACCAGGTATGATCAAGAATTGAACGGTCCGGTATCAGTTTTGTATTTAAGGCGCCTTGAATGACATCCGCCACAATGGTTGAAGGATCAACCTTTTTGTCACGGCTTTCACTCACTTCGCACATCAACGACCATTGGTTGTCACTGTCTGGAACATTATTCGGCGAATAATTACTGAAAACGGTTACCCGGTAAAAGGGACTGTTATCCTCGGGAAAATAGATCCAGCATTTGGTAGCAAGCGCATCCGGAGGTGATCCTTTAAGGGCAAGCCCCACAACATGGGTGGAAGAATAACGCAATTCAGACGGTTTTTCAAAGGGCTGGTCAAGGTCGATCAGTTTTAAAAGATCAGTCAAAGCCATTGTATTTATTAAAATATCGTAGGATTCACTTTCACCATTTTCGAATCGAACACGTCTCTTTTTTGGATCAATC
Coding sequences:
- a CDS encoding glycosyltransferase family 2 protein, whose amino-acid sequence is MIDLSVSIVSHNSRSDLELLMPSLKKALTGISSEVLLVDNCSSDGAADFVRSNYPEVILTENSVPCGYGANHNKNLKQVRGKYVLFMNSDMVIMPPALTLLCDFMDRNTHVGLCCPNVLNPDGSLQYLNKNYPNLFDLMIRRFVPGAAKSVFKRRMDAYELRESGYRRSVLVPFVSGCFMFCRTGVIQQVNGFDERYFLYFEDVDLCRKVQKIALTMSCPQARVVHRWERSAHKELKWFIVFVQSAVRYFNKWGYQFF
- a CDS encoding glycosyltransferase family 2 protein, whose product is MMSPRLSIVFLNFNRLEETRHTLERIWQFCENRDDIEIIGVDNASSDGTREYLRSWSDRIQVIELEENTGIVGLNKGFEQACGDYIFVLDDDSYPVDSACLDRLIDCLDTHKDIGLVACRIETPLEVPVRSWHLPLTDIPQESMAFVGCGFAVRRVLFKRVGWFPESFFLYQNEMEVAFQVAGSGWHIHYAPGCRVVHREAPKGRTGWRQVFFPTRNTIWLIRKYASPPFSVYFILSRMAIGLFRALQAGEFACLVKAVNQGLKANIVREKPSSDMDKRFKTFWLQNSLIHQLFYLFKDPQKSVKKYD
- a CDS encoding protoporphyrinogen/coproporphyrinogen oxidase, whose protein sequence is MKILILGGGPCGLGAAWRLNETCHGDYLLCEAKEQIGGLSASFRDDEGFVWDIGGHVLFSHYGYFDAVMDSLLEESGGWLEHNREAWIWMQDRFVSYPLQNNIHQLPRDIYWDCLKGIIDIQNSALAEKPDNFGAWIDATFGKGLARWFLNPYNFKVWACTPDQMGVSWVGERVAPVDLKQVLKSALFQNEDTTWGPNSRFKFPRSGGTGAIWKRLMEKLPKDKIHLNKKAIGIDPKKRRVRFENGESESYDILINTMALTDLLKLIDLDQPFEKPSELRYSSTHVVGLALKGSPPDALATKCWIYFPEDNSPFYRVTVFSNYSPNNVPDSDNQWSLMCEVSESRDKKVDPSTIVADVIQGALNTKLIPDRSILDHTWYHHEKKGYPTPTPGRDPAVTPLLVHLEEMGIYSRGRFGAWKYEVGNMDHSFMQGVECVNHLTCSAEEMTLWYPNAVNSAHPSGRKV